The Methanofastidiosum sp. region CAGCTTCAGTTGAGCCTATACCTGTTGAAAAAGCTCCTAAAGCACCATAACTACAAGTATGTGAATCTGCACCAACAATCAATCTTCCAGGTGCAACAAAACCCTTCTCAATCATAAGTTGGTGGCATACTCCACCTCTTCCTACTTCAAAGTAGTTGTCTATTTTGTATTTTTTTGCAAAATCTCGCATTCTTTTTGCCTGCTCAGCAGATGCAACATCCTTGTTTGGAACATAATGGTCTGGGATAAGTACTATCTTTTCTCTAATGGGCATTATTCCCTTTGGAAGTTTTTCAAACTGCTCAAATGCAGGTAGCCCTGTTACGTCATTAACCATTACGTAATCTACATTGGCTTCAACTA contains the following coding sequences:
- a CDS encoding 3-isopropylmalate dehydratase large subunit (catalyzes the isomerization between 2-isopropylmalate and 3-isopropylmalate in leucine biosynthesis) — translated: MGKTISEKIIGNKAGATVEAGQIVEANVDYVMVNDVTGLPAFEQFEKLPKGIMPIREKIVLIPDHYVPNKDVASAEQAKRMRDFAKKYKIDNYFEVGRGGVCHQLMIEKGFVAPGRLIVGADSHTCSYGALGAFSTGIGSTEA